A single genomic interval of Lewinellaceae bacterium harbors:
- the tnpA gene encoding IS200/IS605 family transposase — protein sequence MANTYTQLYTHLVFAVKYRQALIKPSFREETERYMTGILQNKKHKLLAIYLMPDHAHILIGQNPSISLSETVSVLKTETTNFIKEKGFSSFHFTWQEGFGAFSHSRRELDRVIKYILNQPEHHRKRTFREEYLTLLRRYEVDYDDRYLFEFFDGQLE from the coding sequence ATGGCGAACACCTACACCCAGTTGTACACCCATCTGGTCTTTGCTGTCAAGTATCGGCAGGCGTTGATAAAGCCGTCCTTTCGCGAAGAAACGGAGCGGTACATGACCGGAATTCTCCAGAATAAGAAACACAAATTGCTGGCCATCTACCTCATGCCGGATCACGCCCATATCCTCATTGGGCAGAACCCAAGCATTTCTCTCTCCGAAACGGTCAGCGTTCTGAAAACGGAAACCACCAATTTTATTAAGGAGAAAGGGTTTTCCTCCTTTCATTTTACCTGGCAGGAAGGTTTCGGTGCGTTTTCCCATTCCCGGCGCGAGTTGGACAGGGTCATTAAATACATTCTGAACCAACCGGAACACCACAGAAAGCGTACTTTTCGGGAGGAATACCTTACCCTGTTGCGCCGCTATGAGGTCGATTATGACGACCGGTATTTGTTTGAATTTTTTGATGGGCAGTTGGAATAA